The following are encoded in a window of Candidatus Micrarchaeia archaeon genomic DNA:
- a CDS encoding KEOPS complex subunit Pcc1 yields the protein MELENNLKINCKTENQAINIQKVLNTEMKNSERFSSKIERIKNIVVINITAKDAVILRSVINSYLRILSMTEKIDNMEER from the coding sequence ATGGAATTAGAAAATAATTTAAAAATTAATTGTAAAACTGAAAATCAAGCAATTAATATACAAAAAGTACTTAATACAGAAATGAAAAACTCAGAAAGATTTTCATCTAAAATTGAAAGAATTAAAAACATAGTTGTTATTAATATTACAGCAAAAGATGCAGTAATACTTAGGTCTGTTATTAATAGTTATTTACGCATTTTGTCAATGACAGAAAAAATAGATAATATGGAGGAAAGATAA